A single Dehalococcoidia bacterium DNA region contains:
- a CDS encoding MmcQ/YjbR family DNA-binding protein produces the protein MHADGAIERLRTICLALPEATERLSHGEP, from the coding sequence ATGCACGCGGACGGCGCTATCGAACGCCTGCGCACCATTTGCCTTGCCCTGCCGGAGGCGACGGAGAGGTTGAGCCACGGTGAGCCG